The following are from one region of the Falco cherrug isolate bFalChe1 chromosome 19, bFalChe1.pri, whole genome shotgun sequence genome:
- the C19H1orf43 gene encoding protein C1orf43 homolog → MAGAGSNWLSGVNVVLVMAYGSLVFVLLFIFVKRQIMRFAMKSRRGPHVPVGQHAPKDLKEEIDIRLSRVQDIKYEPRLLAEDDSRLLQLETQGCYNYLYRMKALDAIRTSEIPFHAEGRYPKSLIGKNFCAYLLELRNSSASFKGIRKALIDTLLDGYESARYGTGVFGKTEYLKYQDALNELANMTKARGGSSQRQHQSAAKDLTLSSEVSNPATIQVTYLPSNQKSKRAKHFLELKSFKDNYNTLESTL, encoded by the exons atGGCGGGGGCCGGCAGTAACTGGCTCTCCGGGGTTAACGTGGTGCTGGTGATGGCCTACGGTAGCCTG gtctttgtgctgctgttcatCTTTGTGAAACGCCAGATCATGCGCTTCGCCATGAAGTCCCGCCGCGGCCCCCACGTGCCTGTCGGACAGCACGCGCCCAAG gatttaaaggaagaaatcGACATTCGCCTGTCGAGGGTACAAGACATCAAGTACGAGCCCCGGCTGTTAGCTGAGGATGATAGCAGGcttctgcagctggagacaCAAG GCTGCTATAACTACCTGTACAGGATGAAGGCGCTGGATGCGATCAGAACATCTG AAATCCCGTTTCACGCAGAGGGGCGGTACCCAAAATCTTTAATAGGGAAGAACTTCTGTGCCTACTTGCTGGAACTGCGGAATTCCAGCGCCTCCTTCAAAGGCATCCGCAAAGCCTTGATCGACACCTTGCTGGATGGGTACGAGAGTGCCCGCTACGGCACTGGG GTCTTTGGGAAAACGGAATATCTGAAGTACCAGGATGCTCTGAACGAGCTGGCAAACAT gacCAAGGCCcggggaggcagcagccagcggCAGCACCAGTCAGCAGCGAAGGACCTCACCCTTTCCTCTGAAGTCTCCAACCCCGCCACCATCCAGGTCACCTACCTGCCTTCCAACCAGAAGAGCAAACGTGCCAAACACTTCCTGGAGCTGAAGAGCTTCAAGGACAACTACAACACACTGGAGAGCACCCTGTGA